A DNA window from Tissierellales bacterium contains the following coding sequences:
- a CDS encoding DUF3791 domain-containing protein, which translates to MGKEIQFTVFCIESYKVAHNLTGKKTLELFKEYEVFSYIDSFYDLLHSTGAGYLVKDIDKYIENRRNKKYPTN; encoded by the coding sequence ATGGGAAAGGAAATTCAATTTACTGTTTTTTGCATTGAAAGCTATAAAGTAGCACATAATTTAACTGGAAAAAAAACTCTAGAGTTGTTTAAGGAATATGAAGTATTTAGCTATATTGATTCTTTTTATGATTTATTGCATAGCACTGGAGCAGGATATTTGGTTAAAGACATAGATAAATATATAGAGAATAGAAGAAATAAAAAATATCCAACAAATTAA